A single genomic interval of Acidobacteriota bacterium harbors:
- a CDS encoding flagellar hook-basal body protein: protein MVKGMYTSASAMLPRVRKQEMLANNIANTGTAGFKKDRMFTKELSRAAQRQLPRKTDWQKPMVDRVYIDYAPGVFDKTGNPLDLAIDGDGFFTLQAPDGGTVLTRSGAFQVDADGFLVFPGGYLVTGEGGPIEVGDGKVSISQTGEVEVDGFAVGRIVPKSVSDVSKLERLGDSLFGVPADESLLPAISASIQQGYLETSNVDVVHEMVEMLISYRTYEANAKALQSQDESLDHLFNRVAGD from the coding sequence ATGGTTAAAGGTATGTACACCTCTGCATCGGCTATGCTACCGCGCGTCCGCAAGCAGGAAATGCTGGCCAATAACATCGCCAACACCGGCACCGCCGGTTTCAAGAAAGACCGGATGTTCACCAAGGAACTCTCGCGTGCCGCGCAACGGCAACTGCCCAGAAAAACAGACTGGCAGAAGCCTATGGTGGACCGGGTCTACATCGATTACGCGCCGGGCGTCTTCGACAAAACGGGCAACCCGCTCGACCTGGCCATTGACGGTGACGGTTTCTTCACCCTTCAGGCTCCGGACGGCGGCACGGTTCTGACGCGCTCAGGGGCCTTCCAGGTGGACGCCGACGGCTTTCTTGTGTTTCCCGGCGGATATCTTGTGACCGGCGAGGGAGGGCCGATTGAAGTCGGCGACGGCAAAGTGTCGATCAGCCAGACCGGTGAGGTGGAGGTCGACGGGTTTGCGGTAGGCCGCATCGTGCCCAAATCGGTCTCGGACGTGAGCAAACTCGAACGGCTTGGCGATTCGCTTTTCGGCGTGCCGGCCGACGAGTCGCTTCTCCCGGCCATAAGCGCCAGCATCCAGCAGGGGTATCTCGAAACGTCCAACGTTGACGTCGTCCATGAAATGGTAGAGATGTTGATCTCCTACCGCACGTACGAAGCCAACGCCAAGGCGCTGCAATCGCAGGACGAAAGCCTGGACCACCTGTTTAACAGGGTGGCGGGGGATTAA
- the flgG gene encoding flagellar basal-body rod protein FlgG: MIKAMRTAATGMMSQQMNVDNIANNLANVNTTGFKKSKLEFQDVLYQNLRRAGAASALGAQAPTGLAIGYGTRASATVRQFTTGDLQQTGNPFDMALDGDGFFQIQRPDGTTAYTRDGTFKLSSDSRLVTTDGYYLLPEISVPEDTVSVAIGKDGSIEVLQYGQDEPAQIGQIELARFVNPAGLSAIGRNLLVMTSASGDPITDVPGQGGLGEIDQGYVEMSNVSVVDEMVNMIVAQRAYEMNSKAIQTADDMASVANNLKR, from the coding sequence ATGATCAAAGCGATGCGCACCGCGGCGACCGGCATGATGTCGCAGCAGATGAACGTTGACAACATCGCCAACAATCTCGCCAACGTCAATACCACCGGCTTCAAGAAGAGCAAGCTCGAGTTCCAGGACGTGCTGTATCAGAATCTCCGGCGTGCCGGGGCCGCCTCCGCCCTCGGTGCCCAGGCGCCGACCGGGCTGGCTATCGGCTATGGAACCCGTGCCTCCGCCACCGTTCGTCAATTCACCACCGGCGACCTGCAGCAAACGGGAAACCCGTTCGACATGGCTCTCGATGGCGACGGTTTTTTCCAGATTCAGAGACCTGACGGCACCACCGCATACACGCGCGACGGTACCTTCAAGCTCTCCAGCGACAGTCGCCTTGTCACCACTGACGGATACTACCTCCTGCCGGAAATCAGCGTGCCGGAGGATACCGTCTCAGTGGCGATCGGCAAGGACGGCAGCATTGAGGTACTGCAGTACGGCCAGGACGAACCGGCTCAGATCGGGCAGATCGAGTTGGCTCGCTTCGTGAATCCGGCCGGTCTGTCAGCAATCGGGCGAAACCTGCTCGTCATGACCTCGGCCTCCGGTGATCCGATTACCGACGTGCCGGGTCAGGGCGGTCTCGGCGAGATCGACCAGGGCTACGTGGAAATGTCCAACGTCAGCGTGGTCGACGAGATGGTGAATATGATTGTCGCCCAGCGGGCCTACGAAATGAATTCGAAGGCGATACAGACCGCCGACGATATGGCGTCGGTGGCCAACAACCTGAAGAGATAA
- the flgA gene encoding flagellar basal body P-ring formation chaperone FlgA: protein MKPSSVAGAVLLSLALAVTGHTVAVDDLVVQRLYEDYSLDTLHYAVEVLSNPLREMDVDPEQVALRPLTRKEPLGLFTVLVEVTDGGALIKRGQVRLRVRKYADVLVAAGRLVRHEPLTADRLVKKRMEVTSLREQPVTSVDRINGCRLARNLSKGQILTAGAIQPVPDIDVGREVSIVIASGLCTITAPGRSLQAGLTGSYIRVKNMASGKILNARVVDSLSVAVDP from the coding sequence ATGAAACCCTCGTCTGTAGCCGGTGCGGTGCTGCTGTCGCTGGCACTGGCCGTAACCGGACATACCGTTGCCGTCGACGATCTGGTCGTGCAACGGTTATACGAGGACTACAGCCTCGACACGCTTCACTACGCCGTGGAGGTTCTGTCCAATCCGCTGAGGGAGATGGATGTCGACCCTGAGCAGGTGGCCTTGCGCCCCCTGACGCGGAAGGAACCGCTGGGACTGTTCACCGTCCTGGTGGAAGTGACAGACGGCGGGGCGCTCATAAAGCGAGGCCAGGTCCGGCTCCGCGTCAGGAAATACGCCGACGTTCTGGTAGCCGCGGGCAGACTGGTCCGCCATGAACCGCTCACTGCCGACAGGCTGGTTAAGAAAAGGATGGAGGTGACCTCCTTGCGGGAGCAGCCGGTCACTTCGGTCGACCGGATCAACGGGTGCAGGTTGGCGCGGAATCTCAGCAAGGGACAGATTCTCACCGCCGGTGCGATCCAGCCGGTGCCTGACATTGACGTCGGGCGGGAGGTCTCCATCGTTATTGCCAGCGGACTGTGCACGATAACGGCACCGGGCCGCTCGCTTCAGGCCGGTCTGACCGGCTCGTACATCAGAGTAAAGAACATGGCATCGGGCAAAATCCTTAACGCACGCGTTGTCGACAGCCTCTCCGTCGCGGTCGACCCGTAA
- a CDS encoding flagellar basal body L-ring protein FlgH has protein sequence MKKIIILLAILLLLPFSLKLKGQGFGRDQSLFSDIKARRVGDILTVIIVEQNRASSQVESKTEKSGNSQLSGGPGVGPLLRHIPIFSADAKMKNDFEGKGENLRTGTIMGKISVTVVEVRENGDLVVEGSRVIGISGDKETLNLTGVVRQKDIAADNSVQSYQIADAEVVYTGKGNTNTGARPGFIARLVNWIF, from the coding sequence ATGAAGAAAATCATCATATTGCTGGCTATCCTGCTGCTGCTGCCGTTCTCTCTCAAGCTCAAGGGACAGGGATTCGGTCGTGACCAGTCGTTATTCTCCGATATCAAGGCGCGCCGGGTCGGTGACATCCTTACCGTCATCATCGTCGAGCAAAACCGCGCCTCCAGCCAGGTCGAGTCCAAGACGGAAAAGAGCGGTAACTCCCAGCTATCCGGCGGCCCGGGCGTCGGACCGCTCCTGCGCCATATCCCAATCTTCAGCGCCGACGCCAAAATGAAGAACGATTTCGAAGGCAAGGGGGAGAACCTCCGCACCGGGACCATCATGGGAAAAATTTCAGTAACGGTAGTGGAAGTGCGGGAGAACGGCGACCTGGTGGTGGAAGGTTCCCGCGTGATCGGCATCTCGGGCGATAAGGAGACGCTTAACCTTACCGGTGTCGTGCGGCAAAAGGACATTGCCGCCGATAACAGCGTCCAGTCATACCAGATCGCCGACGCCGAGGTTGTTTACACCGGTAAAGGCAATACCAACACCGGGGCCCGACCGGGCTTCATAGCCCGGCTGGTTAACTGGATCTTTTAG
- a CDS encoding flagellar basal body P-ring protein FlgI, with translation MLSAIYNHLFLPAGFTAVLFFLSLWLPAAAEGAKVRIKDICSFQDRQEVALLGYGLVVGLDGTGDGTGTQFTSQSMANMMERLGVTVDQRKLKVKNVAAVMVTARLSSQQTAGSTIDVTVSSIGDASSLQGGTLLSTPLSTPSGVVRATAQGAVSIGGFNVQVDEANKIVNNYTLVGRVPGGGTVTDPLAPTPGSDREFILSLHDPDMTTAHRTAQVINIKYGTVAYPTDGGAVRIVIPDSLMYPTLRSKFMSDIGHLRIVPDNVARVVINERTGTIVAGEHVTIAPVAVAHGTITVDIRSRPIISQPQPFSEGETVITQEPSITVNQEQARVVNLKGSVYLKDVAGALNKIGATPRDIIAIFQALKQAGALRAELVIL, from the coding sequence ATGCTCAGTGCCATATACAATCACCTGTTTCTTCCGGCGGGATTCACCGCCGTGCTGTTCTTCCTGTCGCTGTGGCTGCCGGCGGCTGCCGAGGGCGCCAAGGTCCGGATCAAGGACATCTGCTCGTTTCAGGATCGGCAGGAAGTCGCGCTTCTCGGCTACGGCCTGGTGGTGGGTCTGGACGGGACCGGCGACGGGACCGGGACGCAGTTCACCAGCCAGTCAATGGCCAACATGATGGAGCGTCTGGGCGTCACGGTCGATCAGAGGAAGCTCAAAGTCAAGAACGTGGCCGCCGTAATGGTCACGGCGCGCCTGTCGTCGCAGCAGACGGCCGGATCTACCATAGACGTCACCGTGTCGTCCATCGGTGACGCCTCGTCTTTGCAGGGGGGGACGTTGCTGTCGACACCGCTTTCGACGCCGAGCGGCGTCGTGCGGGCCACCGCCCAGGGCGCGGTGTCCATCGGCGGCTTTAACGTACAGGTCGACGAGGCCAACAAGATCGTGAACAACTACACGCTGGTCGGAAGAGTCCCGGGGGGCGGTACCGTGACCGATCCGCTGGCGCCGACCCCGGGCAGCGACCGCGAATTCATCCTGTCGCTGCATGACCCGGATATGACCACGGCGCATCGGACGGCGCAGGTGATCAATATCAAGTACGGGACGGTCGCCTACCCGACCGACGGCGGTGCCGTTCGCATCGTCATCCCGGATTCGCTCATGTATCCGACGCTTCGGTCCAAATTCATGTCCGATATCGGGCACCTGCGCATAGTGCCGGACAACGTGGCCCGCGTGGTGATCAATGAAAGAACCGGCACCATTGTGGCCGGCGAACACGTTACCATTGCTCCGGTAGCGGTCGCGCACGGGACGATCACGGTCGACATCCGTTCGCGCCCGATAATATCGCAGCCGCAGCCGTTCTCGGAAGGCGAGACGGTAATCACGCAGGAACCGTCGATCACCGTAAATCAGGAACAGGCCCGGGTGGTGAACCTCAAGGGTTCCGTTTACCTCAAGGACGTAGCCGGGGCTTTGAACAAGATCGGCGCTACCCCCCGTGACATTATCGCCATTTTCCAGGCCCTCAAGCAGGCCGGGGCGCTGCGCGCCGAACTGGTGATCCTCTGA
- a CDS encoding transglycosylase SLT domain-containing protein produces the protein MISLAKTAPSLLKQTGLDRLKTQQAADIEQEKARLREATREFESFFMYYLLKNMRKTIPKNELTRTGGLSESMGSDVFTDLFDMEVARKITRSNNRSIAEMLYQSLEKQTEARFGQPGPTPDAAPGISPEPKGLKLDRDHIELPNRDDRQIPRPDAVRSLPVSQGPRRVRHDPILAKYGPDIYRAAAETKLDSALIASVIRAESNGDARAVSTAGARGLMQLTDTTAREMGVTDVFDPAANIRGGSRYLRQLIDRYGDVKLALAAYNAGPGNVDRYKGVPPFKETRRYVARVIRLMAAHTANSSASNSKVSHR, from the coding sequence ATGATCTCGTTGGCCAAAACCGCCCCATCACTCCTGAAGCAGACCGGCCTGGACCGGCTAAAAACGCAGCAGGCGGCAGACATCGAGCAGGAGAAAGCCCGGCTCCGTGAGGCCACGCGGGAGTTCGAGTCTTTCTTCATGTACTACCTGCTCAAGAACATGAGAAAAACGATTCCCAAGAATGAGCTGACCCGGACCGGCGGGCTTTCGGAGTCCATGGGCAGCGACGTTTTCACCGATCTGTTTGACATGGAGGTGGCCCGCAAAATAACCAGAAGCAACAATCGGTCGATAGCCGAAATGCTGTACCAATCGCTCGAGAAGCAGACTGAAGCCCGCTTTGGTCAGCCCGGGCCGACACCGGACGCCGCCCCGGGAATCTCCCCTGAGCCGAAAGGTCTTAAGCTGGACAGGGATCACATCGAGTTGCCCAACAGGGACGACCGGCAAATACCGCGGCCGGATGCGGTCCGGAGCCTTCCCGTATCACAGGGGCCGAGACGGGTCCGTCATGATCCTATCCTGGCCAAGTACGGTCCCGATATTTATCGGGCTGCGGCCGAAACCAAGCTGGATTCGGCGCTTATCGCTTCGGTCATCAGGGCTGAATCCAACGGCGACGCGCGTGCGGTCTCGACCGCCGGGGCCCGGGGCCTGATGCAACTGACCGACACCACCGCACGCGAAATGGGCGTCACGGACGTCTTCGACCCGGCGGCAAACATCAGGGGCGGCAGCCGGTATCTGCGCCAGCTGATTGATCGGTACGGAGACGTGAAACTGGCCCTGGCGGCCTATAACGCCGGCCCGGGGAACGTTGACCGTTACAAAGGGGTTCCTCCATTTAAGGAGACGCGCCGGTACGTCGCGCGTGTGATCAGGCTGATGGCCGCACACACGGCGAATTCGAGTGCCTCGAACTCTAAAGTGTCACACAGGTAA
- a CDS encoding flagellar protein FlgN: MQPISDMLNRLIDIIGREAALFESFLELLDQQKRTLVSNHLEGLNEVTDKQREKLVESRLLSRERDELIRQIKAANSLEGDVTVTRLLEFADRDQAERLTQLREIILDMNDRIARARNTNAMLLNQSREFIARTMTALSKIKNPDHTYAADGAAAGKGSNVAVDRRV, encoded by the coding sequence TTGCAGCCAATATCGGACATGCTTAATCGGTTGATAGACATAATCGGTCGTGAAGCCGCCCTCTTTGAGTCCTTCCTCGAGTTGCTGGACCAGCAGAAGCGGACGCTGGTTTCCAATCACCTTGAGGGCCTGAACGAAGTCACCGATAAACAGCGTGAGAAACTGGTCGAGAGCCGGTTGCTCAGCAGGGAGCGCGACGAGCTTATCCGTCAGATCAAGGCCGCCAACAGCCTCGAAGGGGACGTAACCGTCACCAGGCTTCTCGAGTTCGCGGACAGGGACCAGGCGGAACGCTTGACGCAGCTCAGGGAGATCATTCTCGACATGAACGATCGAATCGCCCGGGCCCGGAACACGAACGCGATGCTGTTAAACCAGTCGCGCGAGTTCATTGCCCGCACGATGACGGCGCTGTCCAAGATAAAGAACCCTGACCATACGTACGCCGCCGACGGTGCCGCCGCCGGCAAAGGCTCCAACGTGGCCGTGGACAGGAGGGTATGA
- the flgK gene encoding flagellar hook-associated protein FlgK: MPGLFQGLEIGKRALLSHQVTLQTIGHNIANVDTPGYTRQRVRISSALPETLTYGSVGMGIQVDDVRQVRDLFLGQQYREANKAMGQWTYKQKTMSQIESLFNEPQDNSLNDYLNQFWDAWSDLSTNSDSSTHRQMIRTKANQFINGLHQLAKQLTSLRDAIDRDLTDMTKDVNRLTAEISQLNQQIKTTELGGRKANDLRDARDRLIDELSNVVDVRTVDKANGANIVYMGAMVLVDGSDSFDIDTVAENEAGVTTHRVVWKGTDVTLANIDGQLAGLTESRDEIIPRYLEELNALTRELVERVNTIHRSGYGYQNGSTDVAFFDPRFTDAATIRLNADIEQDINKIAASSTPDGDNLIALQLSDLRDVTVMTDNTMTFNDYYSGLVGGLGVESREATSFSDNYELLRYQVENARQSVQGVSLDEEMTNLVKFQHAYDAAARVITVMDEALDVVIGAMGIVGR; the protein is encoded by the coding sequence ATGCCGGGCTTGTTTCAGGGATTGGAAATCGGAAAGCGCGCACTGCTGTCACACCAGGTGACGCTCCAGACCATCGGTCACAACATCGCCAACGTCGACACTCCCGGTTACACCCGCCAGCGGGTCCGCATCTCGTCCGCCCTGCCGGAAACCCTCACCTACGGCTCGGTGGGGATGGGTATTCAGGTTGACGACGTCCGCCAAGTGCGCGACCTCTTTCTCGGCCAACAGTACCGCGAGGCCAACAAGGCGATGGGCCAGTGGACGTACAAGCAGAAAACAATGTCGCAGATCGAGTCGCTGTTCAACGAGCCCCAGGACAACTCCCTGAACGACTACCTCAACCAGTTTTGGGACGCCTGGTCGGATCTGTCGACGAACTCTGATTCGAGCACCCATCGACAGATGATACGGACCAAGGCCAACCAGTTCATCAACGGACTGCACCAGTTGGCCAAGCAGCTGACCTCGCTCCGCGACGCGATCGACCGCGACCTGACCGACATGACCAAAGATGTCAACCGCTTGACTGCCGAAATTTCGCAGCTGAACCAGCAGATAAAGACGACCGAGCTGGGTGGCAGGAAGGCCAACGATTTGCGGGACGCCCGTGATCGGCTGATCGACGAGCTGTCCAACGTCGTGGACGTGCGCACGGTTGACAAGGCCAACGGGGCCAACATCGTTTACATGGGTGCCATGGTGCTTGTCGACGGCTCTGACTCGTTCGATATCGACACCGTGGCCGAGAACGAGGCGGGCGTAACCACGCACCGGGTGGTCTGGAAAGGGACCGACGTCACGCTGGCCAACATCGACGGTCAGCTGGCCGGCCTGACGGAATCGCGCGACGAGATTATTCCACGGTACCTCGAAGAGCTTAACGCACTTACCAGGGAACTCGTGGAACGGGTCAACACCATCCATCGTTCCGGCTACGGATATCAGAACGGTTCCACTGATGTTGCTTTTTTTGACCCGCGGTTTACCGACGCCGCCACGATCCGGCTGAACGCGGATATCGAGCAGGACATTAACAAGATCGCCGCCTCGTCCACCCCGGACGGCGACAACCTGATTGCGTTGCAGTTATCCGATTTGCGGGACGTGACGGTAATGACCGACAACACGATGACGTTCAACGACTATTACAGCGGTCTTGTCGGCGGACTGGGCGTCGAGTCGCGTGAGGCGACGTCGTTCTCGGACAACTATGAACTTTTGCGATACCAGGTTGAGAACGCCCGGCAGTCGGTCCAGGGCGTATCGCTGGACGAGGAGATGACCAATCTGGTCAAGTTCCAGCACGCCTACGATGCAGCCGCCCGGGTCATCACGGTGATGGATGAGGCGCTCGACGTCGTCATCGGGGCCATGGGCATAGTGGGAAGATAA
- the flgL gene encoding flagellar hook-associated protein FlgL — protein MRITNGMMASQVVFNMQRSLRRFTDMQTNMSSGRRINKPSDDPLGTLRDLGYRTELAKIAQYSKNVTQGLTWMTTYDSVLADVKDIVSSAKEVAIAMANGNYDAAAREASAQEIRSMIEQLVQLANTELEGRRVFSGFRTKVTPFEVSGNGVLYRGDRGEIQFDVESSSLMTINLDGASAFLERLCILGEDADLQVGVTGQTLLADLHNGNGIDQGSFTITDRNLDFLPVATVDISGATTVDDVLTLINAELTASGITNLVARLGDEGNNITLEATENGLISNSTLLSDLNEGKGIDLEPGTIQLTDSGGIGVQVNLSGAETIGDVITQFNAQLAAAGVANVTMAVNAANTGLVITDTNGVPLGLTITDVDVDNHTASGLGIVGAVDPTLDGDDLNPVTRFEVAENGGTTAGDLCVLGEFPGTRVGEDLDPGLQVTDLLTSLNNRLGAGLGSFTVYQGGSTHTVDVTDPALVTVQDLLDELNNSGLDITASINASGRGIQVVNNDTTRSFSIEEDGDGRTAKTLQLFGSSDLLGSMLTLRNALEKDDQEGTGMLLQNLDDGLLQLLKQRATIGARTIRLEATDRRLLDLNLNFTDLLSKTEDADISKLVTDLTTYENNYRAALISAGKIVQPSLLDFLS, from the coding sequence ATGCGCATAACCAACGGAATGATGGCCTCCCAGGTCGTCTTCAACATGCAGCGGTCACTTCGGCGCTTCACCGACATGCAGACCAACATGTCGTCGGGACGCCGGATCAACAAACCCTCTGATGATCCGCTGGGAACGCTGCGGGACCTGGGGTACCGGACGGAACTGGCCAAGATCGCCCAGTACAGCAAGAACGTGACCCAGGGACTGACCTGGATGACCACGTACGACTCGGTTCTCGCCGACGTCAAGGACATCGTCTCATCGGCCAAGGAGGTCGCCATTGCGATGGCCAACGGCAACTACGACGCGGCGGCACGGGAAGCATCGGCGCAGGAGATCCGCTCGATGATCGAACAGCTCGTACAGCTGGCCAACACGGAACTCGAGGGACGCCGCGTCTTCTCAGGGTTCAGGACAAAGGTCACCCCGTTCGAGGTGTCGGGCAACGGTGTTCTGTATCGGGGCGACCGGGGGGAGATCCAGTTCGATGTCGAGTCCTCGTCCCTGATGACGATCAATCTGGACGGCGCGTCCGCGTTCCTGGAACGGCTCTGTATTCTCGGCGAGGACGCCGACCTTCAGGTTGGCGTCACCGGACAGACTTTGCTGGCTGACCTGCACAACGGCAACGGCATCGATCAGGGCTCGTTTACCATCACTGACAGGAATCTCGATTTCCTTCCCGTCGCGACCGTGGATATCAGCGGCGCGACCACCGTTGATGACGTCCTGACGCTCATAAATGCTGAACTCACTGCCTCCGGAATCACCAACCTCGTGGCTCGTCTTGGTGATGAAGGAAACAACATAACCCTGGAAGCGACCGAGAACGGCCTGATATCGAACAGCACGCTGTTGAGCGACCTGAACGAAGGCAAAGGTATTGATCTCGAACCGGGAACGATACAATTGACGGACTCCGGCGGCATCGGCGTACAGGTGAATCTCTCCGGGGCGGAGACGATAGGCGATGTCATCACACAGTTCAACGCTCAGCTCGCGGCGGCCGGCGTGGCCAACGTCACCATGGCTGTCAACGCCGCCAACACCGGACTGGTAATCACCGATACCAACGGCGTGCCGCTCGGGTTGACGATCACGGACGTTGACGTGGACAACCACACGGCCTCGGGTCTCGGAATCGTCGGGGCGGTCGACCCGACGCTCGACGGAGATGACCTCAACCCGGTGACTCGCTTCGAGGTGGCCGAGAATGGCGGCACCACGGCGGGTGATCTCTGCGTTCTCGGTGAGTTCCCCGGCACCAGGGTGGGTGAAGATCTTGACCCCGGCCTGCAGGTCACTGATCTGTTGACCAGCCTGAACAACCGGCTGGGCGCCGGCCTGGGCAGCTTTACGGTCTACCAGGGCGGGTCGACTCACACCGTTGACGTGACCGATCCTGCGCTTGTGACCGTTCAGGACCTTCTGGACGAGCTTAACAATTCAGGTCTCGACATCACGGCCTCCATCAACGCCTCCGGTCGGGGTATACAGGTTGTCAACAATGACACCACCAGGAGCTTCAGCATAGAAGAAGACGGTGACGGCCGGACGGCAAAAACCCTCCAACTGTTTGGTTCCAGCGATCTGCTGGGCAGTATGCTGACCCTGCGCAACGCCCTGGAAAAGGACGACCAGGAGGGCACCGGGATGCTGCTGCAGAACCTTGACGACGGGCTGCTGCAACTTCTCAAGCAGCGGGCCACCATCGGTGCACGCACGATTCGTTTGGAGGCAACCGATCGCCGGCTGCTGGACCTGAACCTCAATTTCACCGACCTGCTGTCAAAGACGGAAGATGCGGATATTTCAAAACTCGTCACCGACCTGACGACATATGAAAACAACTATCGGGCCGCGTTGATCTCCGCCGGAAAGATCGTGCAACCGAGCCTGCTGGATTTTCTAAGCTGA
- the fliW gene encoding flagellar assembly protein FliW, which translates to MLVNSMRFGTLEVPPQKLITMERPVLGFESLRHFCLVEIDELKPFLWLQSTEDSAVAFLVVNPVVFFPDYRIEINSNEIAELKVDRVESVETYVVATVPDDPQNMSVNLQGPILINTENNLGKQLVLVNSDYRVKHSLLRALDELPIQAVQEEELAPV; encoded by the coding sequence ATGCTCGTAAACAGCATGCGATTTGGAACGCTGGAAGTGCCTCCACAAAAGCTTATCACTATGGAGCGGCCGGTTCTCGGCTTCGAGTCACTGCGGCACTTCTGCCTGGTCGAGATCGACGAGCTCAAGCCGTTCCTGTGGCTGCAGTCGACCGAGGATTCGGCTGTGGCATTCCTGGTCGTCAACCCGGTGGTCTTCTTTCCGGACTACCGCATCGAGATCAACTCCAACGAGATCGCCGAACTGAAAGTTGATCGCGTCGAATCGGTGGAGACCTATGTTGTTGCGACTGTTCCGGATGATCCGCAGAACATGTCGGTCAACCTTCAGGGGCCTATTCTCATCAACACCGAGAATAACTTGGGCAAGCAGTTGGTGCTTGTTAACTCCGATTACCGCGTGAAGCACTCCCTCCTGCGTGCCCTGGACGAATTGCCGATTCAGGCCGTACAGGAGGAAGAACTGGCCCCCGTCTGA